In Xiphophorus hellerii strain 12219 chromosome 4, Xiphophorus_hellerii-4.1, whole genome shotgun sequence, a single genomic region encodes these proteins:
- the thap11 gene encoding THAP domain-containing protein 11, giving the protein MPGFTCCVPGCYNNSHRDKDLRFYTFPKDPALREQWLRNISRAGVSGCFSTFQPTTGHRVCSVHFAGGRKTYIVRVPSLFPLRGVNERRSRRGRARKLTNSAPAPGIVATSVLGNTAGVVEGTIGGEVGDDSITVVQIGNNGEYLGTARLPAQAEGPCNCTPQSLVELKVEDLSADSGANQQQLSVQYLSVTSSPLDHSYSLTTGTTSAELLRKLNEQRDIIALMEVKMKEMKATIRQLRVAEAKLQEEVRERDRLLSSSPMSGNARKKN; this is encoded by the coding sequence ATGCCCGGGTTCACCTGCTGTGTCCCCGGCTGCTACAACAACTCGCACCGGGACAAGGACCTGCGCTTTTATACGTTCCCCAAGGACCCCGCTCTGAGGGAGCAGTGGCTGCGGAACATCTCCCGGGCCGGGGTCAGCGGCTGCTTCAGCACCTTCCAGCCCACCACCGGCCACCGCGTCTGCAGCGTGCACTTCGCCGGCGGAAGGAAGACTTACATCGTCCGGGTGCCGTCTCTCTTCCCCCTGCGGGGCGTCAATGAGCGCAGGAGTCGGAGGGGCAGAGCGAGGAAGTTGACCAACTCGGCCCCTGCCCCCGGGATCGTCGCTACCAGCGTGCTGGGGAACACGGCGGGCGTCGTCGAGGGCACCATCGGAGGAGAGGTCGGCGACGACAGCATCACCGTGGTTCAGATAGGCAACAACGGGGAGTACTTGGGCACGGCGCGGCTTCCCGCGCAGGCAGAGGGACCCTGTAACTGCACCCCGCAGAGTCTGGTGGAGCTTAAAGTTGAAGACCTAAGCGCGGACTCCGGGGccaaccagcagcagctgtctGTCCAGTACCTGAGTGTGACCAGCAGCCCGCTGGACCACTCGTACTCCCTGACCACCGGCACCACGTCTGCGGAGCTGCTGCGGAAGCTGAACGAGCAGCGGGACATCATCGCGCTGATGGAGGTGAAGATGAAGGAGATGAAGGCGACCATCCGCCAGCTGCGGGTGGCTGAGGccaagctgcaggaggaggtgCGGGAGCGAGACCGGCTGCTGAGCAGCAGCCCGATGTCTGGGAACGCCCGGAAGAAAAACTGA
- the gfod2 gene encoding glucose-fructose oxidoreductase domain-containing protein 2 → MLPGVGVFGTGSTARVLVPLLQAEGFEVHALWGRSEEEACCLAKELGIPFHTSRSDDVLLHQDVDLVCIYIPPSMTRQIAVKALGIGKNVVCEKAATAVDSFKMVTAARYYPQLLSMMGNTLRFLPAFVAMRQLLVEGYVRDIQVCDVRVYGPSLLDQSYGWTCEELMGGGGLHIVGSAIIDLLSYLTGTRAHRVHGLLRTFVQQNNLIRGIRRVTSDDFCFFQMLMGGTGSSGVCCTVTLNFNMPGSFVHEVMIVGSAGRLVARGTELYGQRNGSKCEELLLADDGGVGPEAKEMPRPHLQGLSSMVKALRQSFQAHQERRSWSRGPVASAPTFEDGLYVQTVVEAVKQSSSSGEWVCVEIMSQEPDPNHNLCEALQRNKN, encoded by the exons ATGTTGCCAGGAGTTGGTGTTTTTGGCACCGGGAGCACAGCCCGAGTGCTGGTCCCGCTGCTGCAAGCCGAGGGCTTTGAAGTCCATGCGCTTTGGGGACGAAGCGAAGAGGAAGCTTGCTGCTTGGCAAAGGAACTCGGCATCCCGTTTCACACCAGCCGGTCCGACGACGTCCTCCTGCACCAAGACGTCGACCTGGTGTGCATCTATATTCCCCCCTCAATGACAAGACAAATTGCAGTCAAGGCACTGg GTATTGGTAAGAATGTCGTGTGTGAGAAAGCTGCAACCGCTGTTGACTCTTTCAAGATGGTGACTGCAGCCAGATACTACCCCCAGCTGCTGAGCATGATGGGTAACACCCTGCGCTTCCTGCCGGCCTTTGTGGCGATGCGACAGCTGCTGGTGGAGGGCTACGTCAGGGACATCCAGGTGTGTGACGTGCGGGTCTACGGTCCGAGCCTCCTGGACCAGTCGTACGGCTGGACCTGCGAGGAGCTGATGGGCGGCGGCGGGTTGCACATCGTGGGCTCCGCCATCATCGACCTGCTGAGTTACCTCACGGGAACCAGAGCTCACCGCGTGCATGGCTTACTGCGGACCTTTGTGCAACAGAACAACCTGATCCGAGGCATCCGCCGCGTCACCAGCGACGACTTTTGTTTCTTCCAAATGTTGATGGGTGGAACCGGATCCTCGGGCGTGTGCTGCACCGTGACCTTGAACTTCAACATGCCGGGGTCGTTCGTGCACGAGGTTATGATTGTCGGATCTGCCGGCAGATTGGTCGCCAGGGGAACCGAGCTGTACGGCCAACGCAACGGGAGCAAATGCgaagagctgctgctggctgacGACGGTGGCGTCGGACCGGAGGCGAAAGAGATGCCCCGCCCTCACCTGCAGGGGCTGAGCTCCATGGTGAAGGCGCTGAGACAGTCCTTCCAGGCTCACCAAGAGCGGCGGTCATGGTCACGAGGTCCGGTTGCCTCGGCGCCAACCTTCGAAGACGGCCTGTACGTGCAGACGGTGGTAGAGGCAGTGAAACAGTCCAGCAGCAGCGGGGAGTGGGTCTGCGTGGAGATCATGAGTCAGGAGCCGGACCCCAACCACAACCTGTGCGAGGcgctgcagagaaacaaaaactga
- the LOC116719025 gene encoding uncharacterized protein LOC116719025 isoform X1: MGPRKVKLDTYRKRSVVWSFFTDIDEGSVQCVLCNRYLHKKEHGSTTPMLRHLRLKHPTQVYRGMERDHGAAASHDHQHMEIDDEQIISVVVSVDDDESNTRTTPNDSDPSTAVSGLCETSPRGSLAHLIHEDDLGHIPNKQSRRRSLIWRLFEHLDNLNAARCRICMKKLHKSGGISNLRRHLVKRHPKVLSELLSTNHRPAVPSQDLNVAGVSRESYLGTEPHPVKLVLDDGESHIMTTLNETDIPAINKLPGIPQGESAEKIIEAEDSNGDGTGGTMWDSGQKWFPVEVRVEDDSSDVMTPSIEPDASHIINDNPDSLQEGLAQEAFHSEAGENSSERPQTKDRRRSVIWRHFERLESSEAAQCRICMRKLQCYDSGCTGNLHRHLSKRHPKVFSELGSNSLKQLSPDSNGHCGATESPLMKHELSVRPSFPSAGLKISRHPEVEARIFERELELIEALRRTQREEAQALQQQRELLERLQTVGAREAAAERETIESLRKAQQEEADELIQQREEMEKEKAELRKKWEELYQEKEEFSFLSKSKVTH; this comes from the exons ATGGGACCCCGAAAGGTAAAGCTGGACACATACCGTAAGAGAAGCGTGGTGTGGAGCTTTTTTACAGATATAGACGAAGGGTCGGTGCAGTGTGTGCTGTGTAATCGTTACCTTCATAAAAAGGAGCACGGCTCCACCACTCCGATGCTAAGACATCTGCGCCTCAAACACCCCACACAGGTCTACAGAGGGATGGAAAGAGACCACGGAGCTGCCGCCAGCCACGACCACCAGCATATGGAAATAGATGATGAACAGATCATCTCTG ttgtagTGTCAGTGGATGACGACGAATCCAACACCAGGACCACCCCGAATGATTCTGACCCCAGCACTGCTGTCAGTGGCCTCTGTGAGACTTCACCACGAGGCTCGCTAGCTCATCTAATACATGAAGATGATCTTGGCCACATTCCCAACAAGCAGTCACGCAGGCGCAGCTTGATTTGGAGACTGTTTGAACATTTGGACAACTTGAACGCCGCTCGCTGCCGCATTTGCATGAAAAAGTTGCACAAAAGTGGCGGCATTAGCAACCTTCGTCGACACTTGGTAAAGAGGCACCCAAAGGTGCTTTCAGAGCTGCTGTCCACCAACCACCGCCCTGCTGTGCCCTCACAGGATCTAAATGTAGCCGGTGTCTCTCGTGAATCCTACTTAGGAACAGAGCCCCATCCAG TAAAATTGGTTTTGGATGATGGGGAATCGCACATTATGACCACACTGAATGAAACTGATATTCCAGCGATAAACAAGCTTCCAGGCATACCACAAGGAGAATCAGCTGAGAAAATAATAGAAGCAGAG gatTCAAATGGTGATGGAACGGGGGGAACCATGTGGGACAGTGGACAGAAATGGTTTCCGG TGGAAGTTAGAGTGGAGGACGACAGCTCTGACGTCATGACCCCTTCTATCGAACCTGATGCCAGTCATATCATAAATGACAATCCCGACTCTTTGCAAGAAGGTTTGGCCCAAGAAGCGTTTCATTCAGAGGCAGGTGAAAACTCCTCTGAGAGACCGCAGACCAAAGACCGCAGAAGGAGCGTGATCTGGAGGCACTTTGAGAGATTAGAGAGTTCAGAAGCAGCTCAGTGTCGCATTTGTATGAGGAAGCTGCAGTGCTACGACAGCGGCTGCACCGGTAATCTGCATCGGCATCTGTCAAAAAGACACCCGAAGGTGTTTTCTGAGCTGGGATCCAACTCACTCAAACAGTTGTCACCAGACTCAAATGGCCATTGTGGAGCAACCGAAAGTCCGTTAATGAAACATGAACTGTCAG TGAGACCGTCTTTCCCTTCAGCTGGACTGAAGATCTCCAGGCACCCAGAGGTGGAGGCCAGGATTTTTGAACGGGAGCTGGAGCTGATTGAAGCTCTGAGAAGAACGCAGAGGGAGGAGGCTCaggctctgcagcagcagcgggAGCTGCTggaaaggctgcagacagtcgGCGCCAGAGAAGCCGCTGCAGAGAGGGAGACAATCGAGTCGCTGAGGAAAGCCCAGCAGGAGGAAGCCGACGAGTTGATCCAACAGAGAGAGGAGATGGAGAAGGAAAAGGCAGAGCTGCGGAAGAAGTGGGAAGAGCTCTACCAGGAAAAGGAAGAATTCTCTTTTCTCTCCAAAAGCAAAGTGACCCACTGA
- the LOC116719025 gene encoding uncharacterized protein LOC116719025 isoform X3 — protein sequence MGPRKVYRGMERDHGAAASHDHQHMEIDDEQIISVVVSVDDDESNTRTTPNDSDPSTAVSGLCETSPRGSLAHLIHEDDLGHIPNKQSRRRSLIWRLFEHLDNLNAARCRICMKKLHKSGGISNLRRHLVKRHPKVLSELLSTNHRPAVPSQDLNVAGVSRESYLGTEPHPVKLVLDDGESHIMTTLNETDIPAINKLPGIPQGESAEKIIEAEDSNGDGTGGTMWDSGQKWFPVEVRVEDDSSDVMTPSIEPDASHIINDNPDSLQEGLAQEAFHSEAGENSSERPQTKDRRRSVIWRHFERLESSEAAQCRICMRKLQCYDSGCTGNLHRHLSKRHPKVFSELGSNSLKQLSPDSNGHCGATESPLMKHELSVRPSFPSAGLKISRHPEVEARIFERELELIEALRRTQREEAQALQQQRELLERLQTVGAREAAAERETIESLRKAQQEEADELIQQREEMEKEKAELRKKWEELYQEKEEFSFLSKSKVTH from the exons ATGGGACCCCGAAAG GTCTACAGAGGGATGGAAAGAGACCACGGAGCTGCCGCCAGCCACGACCACCAGCATATGGAAATAGATGATGAACAGATCATCTCTG ttgtagTGTCAGTGGATGACGACGAATCCAACACCAGGACCACCCCGAATGATTCTGACCCCAGCACTGCTGTCAGTGGCCTCTGTGAGACTTCACCACGAGGCTCGCTAGCTCATCTAATACATGAAGATGATCTTGGCCACATTCCCAACAAGCAGTCACGCAGGCGCAGCTTGATTTGGAGACTGTTTGAACATTTGGACAACTTGAACGCCGCTCGCTGCCGCATTTGCATGAAAAAGTTGCACAAAAGTGGCGGCATTAGCAACCTTCGTCGACACTTGGTAAAGAGGCACCCAAAGGTGCTTTCAGAGCTGCTGTCCACCAACCACCGCCCTGCTGTGCCCTCACAGGATCTAAATGTAGCCGGTGTCTCTCGTGAATCCTACTTAGGAACAGAGCCCCATCCAG TAAAATTGGTTTTGGATGATGGGGAATCGCACATTATGACCACACTGAATGAAACTGATATTCCAGCGATAAACAAGCTTCCAGGCATACCACAAGGAGAATCAGCTGAGAAAATAATAGAAGCAGAG gatTCAAATGGTGATGGAACGGGGGGAACCATGTGGGACAGTGGACAGAAATGGTTTCCGG TGGAAGTTAGAGTGGAGGACGACAGCTCTGACGTCATGACCCCTTCTATCGAACCTGATGCCAGTCATATCATAAATGACAATCCCGACTCTTTGCAAGAAGGTTTGGCCCAAGAAGCGTTTCATTCAGAGGCAGGTGAAAACTCCTCTGAGAGACCGCAGACCAAAGACCGCAGAAGGAGCGTGATCTGGAGGCACTTTGAGAGATTAGAGAGTTCAGAAGCAGCTCAGTGTCGCATTTGTATGAGGAAGCTGCAGTGCTACGACAGCGGCTGCACCGGTAATCTGCATCGGCATCTGTCAAAAAGACACCCGAAGGTGTTTTCTGAGCTGGGATCCAACTCACTCAAACAGTTGTCACCAGACTCAAATGGCCATTGTGGAGCAACCGAAAGTCCGTTAATGAAACATGAACTGTCAG TGAGACCGTCTTTCCCTTCAGCTGGACTGAAGATCTCCAGGCACCCAGAGGTGGAGGCCAGGATTTTTGAACGGGAGCTGGAGCTGATTGAAGCTCTGAGAAGAACGCAGAGGGAGGAGGCTCaggctctgcagcagcagcgggAGCTGCTggaaaggctgcagacagtcgGCGCCAGAGAAGCCGCTGCAGAGAGGGAGACAATCGAGTCGCTGAGGAAAGCCCAGCAGGAGGAAGCCGACGAGTTGATCCAACAGAGAGAGGAGATGGAGAAGGAAAAGGCAGAGCTGCGGAAGAAGTGGGAAGAGCTCTACCAGGAAAAGGAAGAATTCTCTTTTCTCTCCAAAAGCAAAGTGACCCACTGA
- the LOC116719025 gene encoding uncharacterized protein LOC116719025 isoform X2 yields the protein MGPRKVKLDTYRKRSVVWSFFTDIDEGSVQCVLCNRYLHKKEHGSTTPMLRHLRLKHPTQVYRGMERDHGAAASHDHQHMEIDDEQIISVVVSVDDDESNTRTTPNDSDPSTAVSGLCETSPRGSLAHLIHEDDLGHIPNKQSRRRSLIWRLFEHLDNLNAARCRICMKKLHKSGGISNLRRHLVKRHPKVLSELLSTNHRPAVPSQDLNVAGVSRESYLGTEPHPVKLVLDDGESHIMTTLNETDIPAINKLPGIPQGESAEKIIEAEDSNGDGTGGTMWDSGQKWFPVEVRVEDDSSDVMTPSIEPDASHIINDNPDSLQEGLAQEAFHSEAGENSSERPQTKDRRRSVIWRHFERLESSEAAQCRICMRKLQCYDSGCTGNLHRHLSKRHPKVFSELGSNSLKQLSPDSNGHCGATESPLMKHELSAGLKISRHPEVEARIFERELELIEALRRTQREEAQALQQQRELLERLQTVGAREAAAERETIESLRKAQQEEADELIQQREEMEKEKAELRKKWEELYQEKEEFSFLSKSKVTH from the exons ATGGGACCCCGAAAGGTAAAGCTGGACACATACCGTAAGAGAAGCGTGGTGTGGAGCTTTTTTACAGATATAGACGAAGGGTCGGTGCAGTGTGTGCTGTGTAATCGTTACCTTCATAAAAAGGAGCACGGCTCCACCACTCCGATGCTAAGACATCTGCGCCTCAAACACCCCACACAGGTCTACAGAGGGATGGAAAGAGACCACGGAGCTGCCGCCAGCCACGACCACCAGCATATGGAAATAGATGATGAACAGATCATCTCTG ttgtagTGTCAGTGGATGACGACGAATCCAACACCAGGACCACCCCGAATGATTCTGACCCCAGCACTGCTGTCAGTGGCCTCTGTGAGACTTCACCACGAGGCTCGCTAGCTCATCTAATACATGAAGATGATCTTGGCCACATTCCCAACAAGCAGTCACGCAGGCGCAGCTTGATTTGGAGACTGTTTGAACATTTGGACAACTTGAACGCCGCTCGCTGCCGCATTTGCATGAAAAAGTTGCACAAAAGTGGCGGCATTAGCAACCTTCGTCGACACTTGGTAAAGAGGCACCCAAAGGTGCTTTCAGAGCTGCTGTCCACCAACCACCGCCCTGCTGTGCCCTCACAGGATCTAAATGTAGCCGGTGTCTCTCGTGAATCCTACTTAGGAACAGAGCCCCATCCAG TAAAATTGGTTTTGGATGATGGGGAATCGCACATTATGACCACACTGAATGAAACTGATATTCCAGCGATAAACAAGCTTCCAGGCATACCACAAGGAGAATCAGCTGAGAAAATAATAGAAGCAGAG gatTCAAATGGTGATGGAACGGGGGGAACCATGTGGGACAGTGGACAGAAATGGTTTCCGG TGGAAGTTAGAGTGGAGGACGACAGCTCTGACGTCATGACCCCTTCTATCGAACCTGATGCCAGTCATATCATAAATGACAATCCCGACTCTTTGCAAGAAGGTTTGGCCCAAGAAGCGTTTCATTCAGAGGCAGGTGAAAACTCCTCTGAGAGACCGCAGACCAAAGACCGCAGAAGGAGCGTGATCTGGAGGCACTTTGAGAGATTAGAGAGTTCAGAAGCAGCTCAGTGTCGCATTTGTATGAGGAAGCTGCAGTGCTACGACAGCGGCTGCACCGGTAATCTGCATCGGCATCTGTCAAAAAGACACCCGAAGGTGTTTTCTGAGCTGGGATCCAACTCACTCAAACAGTTGTCACCAGACTCAAATGGCCATTGTGGAGCAACCGAAAGTCCGTTAATGAAACATGAACTGTCAG CTGGACTGAAGATCTCCAGGCACCCAGAGGTGGAGGCCAGGATTTTTGAACGGGAGCTGGAGCTGATTGAAGCTCTGAGAAGAACGCAGAGGGAGGAGGCTCaggctctgcagcagcagcgggAGCTGCTggaaaggctgcagacagtcgGCGCCAGAGAAGCCGCTGCAGAGAGGGAGACAATCGAGTCGCTGAGGAAAGCCCAGCAGGAGGAAGCCGACGAGTTGATCCAACAGAGAGAGGAGATGGAGAAGGAAAAGGCAGAGCTGCGGAAGAAGTGGGAAGAGCTCTACCAGGAAAAGGAAGAATTCTCTTTTCTCTCCAAAAGCAAAGTGACCCACTGA